In the Phaeobacter gallaeciensis genome, one interval contains:
- a CDS encoding aerobic carbon-monoxide dehydrogenase large subunit has product MKDLEDRQERIDNLKGMGCSRKRVEDARFTQGKGNYVDDVNLPGMLHGDFVRSPYAHARVKSINIDAAMALDGVVAVLTAKDLEPLALHWMPTLAGDKQMVLADGKVLFQGQEVAFVVAKDHYIAADAVELVEVEYEELPVLVDPFEALQSDVVLREDIKDEKEGAHGPRRHHNHIFLWEEGDKEATEQVLDEAEVVAEEMVYYHRTHPCPLEPCGSVASMDKINGKLTLWGTFQAPHVVRTVASILSGIEEHNIRVISPDIGGGFGNKVGVYPGYVCSIVATIVTGQPVKWIEDRMENLMATAFARDYWMKGKISATKEGKITGLHCHVTADHGAFDACADPTKFPAGFFHICTGSYDIPVAYVGVDGVYTNKAPGGVAYRCSFRVTEAAYFIERMIEVLAMELNMDAAELRRINFIKADQFPYQSALGWEYDSGDYHTAWDKALAAVGYDDLRAEQAQRVEDFKAGKTRKLLGIGLTHFTEIVGAGPVKNCDILGMGMFDSCEIRIHPTGSAIARLGTISQGQGHATTFAQILASEIGLSADSITIEEGDTDTAPYGLGTYGSRSTPVAGAATAMAGRKIRAKAQMIAAYLLEVHDNDLEWDVDRFVVKGAPERFKTMKDIAYAAYNQAIPGVEPGLEAVSYYDPPNMTYPFGAYICVMEVDVDTGEHEIRQFYALDDCGTRINPMVIEGQVHGGLTEALAIAMGQEIAYDDMGNCKTGTLMDFFIPTAVETPHYTTDHTETPSPHHPIGAKGVGESPNVGGVPAFSNAVHDAFRAFGLRQSHMPHDHWRIWKIASDLGLHG; this is encoded by the coding sequence ATGAAGGATTTGGAGGACCGTCAGGAACGGATCGACAATCTCAAGGGCATGGGCTGCTCGCGCAAGCGGGTCGAGGATGCCCGGTTCACCCAAGGTAAGGGCAACTACGTCGATGACGTCAATCTGCCGGGCATGCTGCACGGGGATTTCGTGCGCTCGCCCTATGCGCACGCGCGGGTGAAATCGATCAATATCGATGCCGCCATGGCGCTGGATGGTGTTGTCGCGGTGCTGACCGCCAAGGACCTTGAACCGCTGGCCCTGCACTGGATGCCCACCCTTGCGGGCGACAAACAGATGGTGCTGGCCGATGGCAAGGTGCTGTTCCAGGGGCAGGAGGTCGCCTTTGTGGTGGCCAAGGACCACTATATCGCCGCCGATGCGGTAGAGCTGGTCGAGGTGGAATACGAAGAACTTCCGGTTCTGGTGGATCCCTTCGAGGCGCTGCAATCCGATGTCGTCCTGCGCGAAGACATCAAGGATGAAAAAGAGGGCGCCCATGGCCCCCGCCGCCATCACAACCATATCTTCCTCTGGGAAGAGGGCGACAAGGAGGCCACCGAACAGGTTCTGGACGAGGCCGAAGTCGTGGCCGAGGAGATGGTCTATTACCACCGCACCCACCCGTGCCCGCTGGAGCCCTGCGGCTCGGTTGCCAGCATGGACAAGATCAACGGCAAGCTGACGCTCTGGGGTACGTTCCAGGCGCCGCATGTGGTGCGCACCGTGGCCTCGATCCTGTCGGGTATCGAGGAACACAACATCCGCGTGATCTCGCCCGATATTGGCGGTGGCTTCGGCAACAAGGTCGGCGTCTATCCGGGCTATGTCTGCTCTATCGTGGCGACCATCGTCACCGGCCAGCCGGTGAAGTGGATCGAGGACCGGATGGAAAACCTGATGGCCACCGCCTTTGCCCGCGACTACTGGATGAAGGGCAAGATCAGCGCCACCAAGGAGGGCAAGATCACCGGGCTGCACTGCCATGTGACCGCCGACCACGGTGCCTTCGATGCCTGCGCCGACCCGACCAAATTCCCGGCCGGCTTCTTCCACATCTGCACCGGATCTTATGACATCCCGGTCGCCTATGTGGGCGTTGACGGTGTCTATACCAACAAGGCACCGGGCGGCGTGGCCTATCGCTGCTCTTTCCGGGTAACGGAGGCCGCCTATTTCATCGAACGCATGATCGAAGTGCTTGCGATGGAATTGAACATGGACGCAGCCGAACTGCGCCGGATCAACTTCATCAAGGCCGATCAGTTCCCCTATCAGTCTGCGCTGGGCTGGGAATATGACTCCGGCGATTATCACACTGCCTGGGACAAGGCGCTGGCCGCTGTCGGCTATGACGATCTGCGCGCCGAGCAGGCGCAGCGGGTGGAGGACTTCAAGGCCGGAAAGACGCGCAAGCTTCTGGGCATTGGTCTGACGCATTTCACCGAGATCGTCGGCGCGGGCCCGGTGAAGAATTGCGATATCCTTGGCATGGGGATGTTTGATAGCTGCGAAATCCGCATTCACCCAACGGGCTCGGCCATCGCACGCCTTGGCACCATCAGCCAGGGGCAGGGGCATGCGACCACCTTCGCGCAGATCCTTGCGTCTGAAATCGGTCTTTCGGCTGACAGTATCACCATCGAGGAAGGCGACACCGATACGGCGCCCTATGGTCTGGGCACCTATGGTTCGCGCTCAACTCCGGTTGCCGGTGCGGCGACCGCCATGGCAGGGCGCAAGATCCGCGCCAAGGCTCAGATGATCGCGGCCTACCTTCTCGAGGTGCATGACAACGATCTGGAATGGGACGTGGACCGGTTCGTGGTCAAGGGTGCACCCGAGCGCTTCAAGACCATGAAGGACATCGCCTATGCGGCCTACAATCAGGCCATCCCGGGCGTTGAGCCGGGGCTTGAGGCGGTCAGCTATTATGATCCGCCCAACATGACCTATCCCTTTGGCGCTTATATCTGCGTCATGGAGGTGGACGTTGACACCGGTGAGCATGAAATCCGCCAGTTCTACGCACTGGACGATTGCGGCACCCGGATCAACCCGATGGTCATCGAAGGGCAGGTGCACGGTGGTTTGACAGAGGCCCTCGCCATCGCCATGGGGCAAGAGATCGCCTATGACGATATGGGCAACTGCAAGACCGGCACCTTGATGGATTTCTTCATCCCGACTGCCGTTGAGACGCCGCATTACACCACCGATCACACCGAAACCCCCAGCCCGCATCACCCGATCGGCGCCAAGGGGGTGGGCGAAAGCCCCAACGTGGGCGGTGTTCCGGCCTTCTCCAACGCGGTGCATGACGCCTTCCGTGCCTTTGGTCTTCGCCAAAGCCACATGCCCCACGATCACTGGCGGATCTGGAAGATCGCGAGCGATCTGGGCCTGCACGGATAA
- a CDS encoding AAA family ATPase: protein MTYLDLQKDLAEQGYVASDDLAMALHLAVTLGRPLLLEGAAGVGKTEVARALAAARDTRLIRLQCYEGLDAAQAIYEWNYQRQLLAIQASGKTGKEAEAQIFSEDYLLERPLLQAIRQDTPPVLLIDEIDRADEEFEAYLLEVLADFQITVPELGTITAKSRPLVVLTANGTRDLSDALRRRCLYAHVDYPDRKTELAILDARCPGLSAQLSGQIVGFVQDLRKEDLVKKPGVAEMLDFAAALAGLGVADLTEDPAALMAAMATLLKTEADRGAVPAEVAQRLAGRAA, encoded by the coding sequence ATGACATATCTCGACCTTCAGAAAGACCTGGCAGAACAAGGCTATGTCGCCTCGGATGATCTGGCGATGGCGCTGCATCTTGCGGTGACACTGGGCCGTCCGCTGCTCCTGGAAGGGGCTGCTGGTGTCGGCAAGACCGAGGTCGCCCGCGCCCTGGCCGCCGCCCGCGACACGCGCCTGATCCGGCTACAGTGCTATGAAGGGCTGGACGCGGCTCAGGCGATCTATGAGTGGAATTACCAGCGCCAGCTTCTGGCGATCCAGGCCTCCGGCAAGACAGGCAAAGAGGCCGAGGCACAGATTTTCTCTGAAGACTACCTGTTGGAGCGCCCGTTGTTGCAGGCGATCCGGCAAGACACGCCGCCGGTGCTGCTGATTGACGAAATCGACCGCGCCGATGAGGAATTCGAGGCTTACCTTCTGGAGGTTCTCGCCGATTTCCAGATCACCGTGCCGGAGCTTGGCACCATCACGGCGAAAAGCCGCCCGCTGGTGGTTCTGACGGCAAACGGCACCCGCGATCTGTCGGACGCGCTGCGTCGGCGCTGCCTTTACGCCCATGTGGATTACCCCGATCGCAAGACGGAGCTTGCTATTCTGGACGCGCGCTGTCCGGGGCTGAGTGCTCAGCTCTCCGGGCAGATCGTTGGCTTTGTGCAGGATCTGCGCAAGGAAGATCTGGTGAAGAAACCCGGCGTGGCCGAGATGCTGGATTTCGCAGCCGCCCTTGCTGGGCTTGGCGTTGCGGACCTCACCGAAGATCCCGCCGCCCTGATGGCGGCCATGGCAACGCTCCTGAAGACCGAGGCCGACCGCGGCGCGGTTCCGGCCGAGGTCGCCCAGCGGCTGGCGGGGCGCGCCGCATGA
- a CDS encoding vWA domain-containing protein: MSRVTKFAGRDPGPGARVAGFMAHLRAHGFALGVAETGTALAALGAVKASDPSEARAALRAVCAGRAEDVDRFDALFDSFWMDAGRVRQKTVPSDKTNKSDDMRSSRKDAGETEAEGTGKIHAPGGSGGGEVESDGTGRLVASDVKNLMKKDLRDLVDPEDIRKAEAVALRLGQALRDRRSRRRKAARRGWAVDFRRTIRKAVATGGVPLRLARRTRPDRPVKIVALCDVSGSMLVYARPFLAFLAGLMRADANSDAYLFHTRLVRIAEALREEDPMRALNRVTLMAEGIGGGSCIGGALEHFAATYARRFANGRSVVIILSDGYDSDPPEHIAAGLEALKRRGCRIVWLNPLKGWKGYEPIARGMAAALPYLDLFEAANTLEALASLDQKLGAI; this comes from the coding sequence ATGAGCCGGGTGACCAAATTTGCGGGCCGTGATCCCGGTCCCGGCGCGCGCGTTGCGGGCTTCATGGCGCATCTGCGTGCCCATGGCTTTGCGCTGGGCGTGGCCGAAACCGGCACCGCGCTGGCCGCCCTTGGCGCGGTAAAGGCGAGCGATCCGTCAGAGGCGCGCGCCGCCCTGCGCGCGGTTTGTGCAGGCCGCGCCGAGGATGTGGACCGCTTCGATGCGCTCTTTGACAGTTTCTGGATGGATGCAGGCCGGGTACGGCAAAAGACCGTGCCCAGCGACAAGACCAACAAGAGTGATGACATGCGCTCCTCGCGCAAGGATGCAGGCGAGACCGAGGCAGAGGGTACAGGCAAGATCCACGCCCCCGGCGGCAGTGGCGGCGGCGAGGTGGAAAGCGACGGCACCGGGCGGCTGGTCGCTTCGGATGTGAAGAACCTGATGAAGAAGGACCTGCGCGACCTTGTGGATCCTGAAGACATCCGCAAGGCCGAAGCGGTCGCCCTGCGGCTGGGGCAGGCCCTGCGTGACAGGCGCTCCCGCAGGCGTAAGGCAGCGCGGCGGGGCTGGGCTGTGGATTTCCGCCGCACCATACGCAAGGCGGTGGCCACCGGTGGCGTGCCCCTGCGGCTGGCCCGGCGCACCCGTCCCGACCGCCCCGTGAAGATCGTTGCCCTGTGTGATGTGTCGGGATCGATGCTGGTCTATGCGCGGCCCTTTCTGGCCTTTCTGGCGGGGCTGATGCGGGCCGATGCAAATTCAGACGCCTATCTCTTTCACACCCGCCTTGTGCGCATTGCCGAGGCTTTGCGCGAAGAGGACCCGATGCGCGCGCTCAACCGGGTGACGCTGATGGCCGAGGGCATCGGCGGCGGCAGCTGCATCGGCGGCGCGCTGGAACATTTCGCGGCGACCTATGCGCGCCGGTTCGCGAATGGACGATCAGTGGTGATCATCCTGTCGGATGGCTACGACAGCGACCCGCCCGAACACATCGCGGCGGGGCTGGAGGCGCTGAAGCGGCGTGGTTGCCGGATCGTCTGGCTTAATCCGCTGAAGGGCTGGAAGGGCTACGAGCCGATTGCGCGCGGCATGGCGGCGGCGCTGCCGTATTTGGATCTGTTCGAGGCGGCCAACACGCTGGAGGCACTGGCCAGCCTCGATCAAAAACTGGGGGCGATATGA
- a CDS encoding XdhC family protein, giving the protein MAGHSSLGPRLEQDLARETEARRSAGEPFAMATVVRTVAATSAKPGAKALIDAQGEIVVGFLGGGCVRGAVGRAAREAIETGAPQLLSIGPEELLAEAGVSAGEERDGIRYARNGCPSKGVLDIFVEPVLPLPALVVCGSGPVAQALVELSARFEFDRTLCLPGPQEVDLPMPDRVVEHFDEHPIWDSAPFVVVATQGRGDEAALRRALMQKARYIGFVGSRRKFATLSHRLQDKGVSPEALASVKAPAGVDIHAITPDEIALSILAELVQRRRALQRGEGADG; this is encoded by the coding sequence ATGGCAGGACATTCATCACTGGGACCACGCCTGGAACAGGATCTGGCCCGCGAAACCGAGGCTCGGCGCAGCGCCGGCGAACCCTTTGCCATGGCGACCGTGGTGCGCACCGTGGCGGCAACCTCGGCCAAGCCGGGCGCCAAGGCGCTGATCGATGCGCAGGGCGAGATCGTCGTCGGTTTCTTGGGCGGGGGCTGTGTGCGCGGTGCTGTGGGCCGCGCCGCGCGCGAGGCGATCGAGACGGGCGCGCCGCAGCTTCTGTCGATCGGCCCCGAGGAACTCTTGGCTGAGGCGGGTGTCAGCGCGGGCGAGGAACGCGACGGCATCAGATACGCCCGCAACGGCTGCCCCAGTAAGGGCGTCTTGGATATTTTCGTGGAACCCGTGCTGCCGCTTCCGGCGCTGGTGGTCTGCGGCTCCGGCCCGGTGGCGCAGGCGCTGGTGGAGCTGTCGGCGCGGTTTGAGTTCGACCGCACCCTGTGCCTGCCCGGTCCGCAGGAGGTTGACCTGCCCATGCCCGACCGGGTGGTGGAACATTTCGACGAACACCCGATCTGGGACAGCGCGCCCTTTGTGGTGGTCGCAACCCAGGGGCGCGGGGACGAGGCGGCGCTCCGCCGCGCGCTCATGCAGAAGGCGCGCTATATCGGCTTTGTTGGTAGCCGCCGCAAGTTCGCCACCCTGTCGCATCGTCTTCAGGACAAGGGTGTGTCGCCTGAGGCTCTTGCCAGCGTAAAGGCGCCCGCAGGCGTTGATATCCACGCCATCACCCCGGATGAGATCGCGCTGTCGATCCTTGCCGAACTGGTACAGCGCCGCCGGGCGCTTCAGCGCGGGGAGGGGGCAGATGGCTGA
- a CDS encoding SRPBCC family protein, with translation MELSDEIFINAPRDEVYAALNDPEVLQKAIPGCEELIKHSDTELEAKVVLKIGPVKAKFSGQVTLSPDAPPERFSLTGQGNGGAAGFAKGGAEVVLTEQDGGTLLTYTAKADIGGKLAQLGSRLIQSTAKKLAAKFFKSFSEEMEKAEAA, from the coding sequence ATGGAACTGAGCGACGAAATCTTCATCAACGCCCCCCGAGACGAGGTCTACGCGGCCCTCAATGACCCTGAGGTGCTGCAAAAGGCGATCCCCGGCTGCGAAGAGCTGATCAAACATTCGGACACCGAGTTGGAGGCCAAGGTGGTGCTGAAGATCGGCCCGGTGAAGGCGAAGTTCTCAGGGCAAGTGACACTCTCCCCCGATGCCCCGCCCGAGCGGTTCTCACTGACAGGTCAGGGCAATGGCGGCGCGGCGGGCTTTGCCAAGGGCGGTGCCGAGGTGGTGCTGACCGAACAGGATGGCGGCACCCTGCTGACCTATACCGCCAAGGCCGATATCGGCGGCAAGCTGGCACAGCTCGGCAGTCGCCTGATCCAGAGCACGGCCAAGAAGCTGGCTGCCAAGTTCTTCAAGAGCTTTTCCGAGGAAATGGAAAAAGCCGAGGCGGCCTGA
- a CDS encoding ATP-binding protein, with protein sequence MNEDALTRIAEALERMSPAPLAAPDFDAAPAFVWHVAPDRLAPVETVNRVDLDLLVGINRSRDTLLENTRRFAQGSAANNALLWGARGMGKSSLVKAIHGSLVAEHPDLKLVELQREDLPSVARLLNHLRGSSKRFVLFCDDLSFSHDDQHYKSLKAVLDGGIEGRPDNVVFYATSNRRHLMPRDMIENERSSAINPSEAVEEKVSLSDRFGLWLGFHPCDQDEYLEMIEGYCTAYGVSADPEVIRAEAIEWQATRGARSGRVAWQYFTDLAGRHGVTLS encoded by the coding sequence ATGAACGAGGATGCATTGACACGCATTGCCGAGGCTTTGGAGCGGATGTCGCCCGCACCGCTGGCGGCCCCTGATTTCGATGCGGCTCCGGCCTTTGTCTGGCACGTGGCCCCGGACCGTCTGGCGCCGGTCGAAACGGTAAACCGCGTCGATCTGGATCTTCTGGTGGGGATCAACCGTTCGCGCGATACGCTGCTGGAAAACACCCGCCGCTTCGCACAAGGTTCCGCCGCCAACAACGCCCTGTTGTGGGGCGCGCGGGGTATGGGAAAATCAAGCCTTGTCAAAGCGATACATGGCAGCCTTGTCGCGGAGCACCCGGATCTGAAACTGGTGGAATTGCAGCGCGAGGATCTGCCTTCAGTGGCGCGGCTGTTGAACCATCTGCGCGGCTCCTCGAAACGTTTTGTGCTGTTCTGCGATGATCTGTCGTTCAGTCATGATGATCAGCACTACAAAAGCCTGAAGGCTGTGCTGGATGGAGGTATCGAAGGGCGCCCGGATAATGTGGTGTTCTACGCGACATCGAACCGGCGTCACCTGATGCCGCGCGACATGATCGAAAACGAACGCTCCAGCGCCATCAACCCCTCCGAAGCGGTGGAGGAAAAGGTCTCGCTCAGCGATCGGTTCGGACTGTGGCTGGGCTTCCACCCGTGTGATCAGGATGAATACCTGGAGATGATCGAAGGCTATTGCACCGCCTATGGGGTTTCCGCCGATCCTGAGGTGATCCGCGCTGAGGCCATCGAATGGCAGGCGACGCGCGGGGCGCGCTCGGGGCGGGTGGCCTGGCAGTATTTCACCGATCTGGCCGGGCGCCATGGCGTCACGCTGAGCTGA